The following proteins are co-located in the Desulfobulbaceae bacterium genome:
- a CDS encoding PIN domain-containing protein: MADKTAEYRPKYNMKTPDAILLATAEICGADYVLTNDAEWQKIENLNIVLLDDLN, encoded by the coding sequence GTGGCTGATAAGACAGCCGAATACCGACCTAAATACAATATGAAAACACCTGATGCTATTTTGTTGGCAACAGCAGAGATTTGTGGCGCTGATTATGTTCTGACCAATGATGCGGAATGGCAGAAAATTGAAAATCTCAATATTGTTTTACTGGATGACCTGAACTGA
- a CDS encoding type II toxin-antitoxin system Phd/YefM family antitoxin, translated as MTTRVSAVDARPTLGELLSKVLLTNEEIIIERSGEKVAKLVHCEQPKAITSNQGKLDFRTSAGLGQDMWKDLNVDDYLRKERDEWG; from the coding sequence ATGACAACAAGAGTCTCAGCAGTTGACGCCAGGCCTACATTAGGTGAACTTTTAAGTAAGGTACTTTTGACTAATGAAGAAATTATCATTGAACGATCGGGTGAAAAAGTTGCCAAACTAGTTCATTGCGAACAACCAAAAGCTATAACCTCCAACCAGGGGAAGCTTGACTTCAGGACTTCTGCTGGGTTAGGCCAAGACATGTGGAAAGATCTGAACGTTGATGATTACCTTAGGAAGGAGCGTGACGAATGGGGCTGA